The following coding sequences lie in one Nocardioides sambongensis genomic window:
- a CDS encoding YciI family protein codes for MTQYLLSVHGNEEQYAAIPEEVMQRMFTDVERFNEQLQADGVWVFAGGLEGAETATVVDSAGGSPVFTDGPYLESKEHIGGFWIIDVPDLDAALRYAAAGSGACQGKVEVRPFQAEPPAEA; via the coding sequence ATGACGCAGTACCTGCTGTCCGTGCACGGCAACGAGGAGCAGTACGCCGCGATCCCCGAGGAGGTGATGCAGCGGATGTTCACCGACGTGGAGCGGTTCAACGAGCAGTTGCAGGCCGACGGGGTGTGGGTCTTCGCCGGTGGCCTCGAGGGGGCCGAGACCGCGACGGTCGTCGACAGCGCCGGCGGGTCGCCGGTCTTCACCGACGGGCCCTACCTGGAGTCCAAGGAGCACATCGGCGGCTTCTGGATCATCGACGTGCCCGACCTCGACGCCGCCCTCCGCTACGCCGCAGCGGGGTCCGGTGCGTGCCAGGGCAAGGTCGAGGTGCGGCCCTTCCAGGCCGAGCCGCCGGCCGAGGCCTGA
- a CDS encoding MFS transporter codes for MDLRGLLADTRPLANPHFRRLWLANIITVVGAQLTVVAVPAQIYADTGSSAYVGLTGVFGLVPLVVFGLWGGALADHFDRRTLLVITTTGLIATSVLFWLQAALGSTDVWLLLCLFSVQQAFFAVNQPTRSAVLPRLLPDRLLPAANSLNMTVMQAGAIAGPLVAGVLIPFTGFAWLYLIDSICLLATLSAVVRLPALPVHGVVGGPPGLRSVVEGLAYLRTQPVLMMSFVVDIIAMLFGMPRALFPQIAHESFAGPEEGGLVFALLFAGIPAGAVLGGVLSGWVSRISRQGLAVIWCIVVWGVAMIGFGLAVGAATAQGGAAHGWLVVAIAMLVLGGAADMASAAFRMSILQSAANDAVRGRLQGIFIVVVAGGPRIADVAHGAAAAVVGTAAAAAGGGVLVVVGTVVAALAVPSFVRYRITRPEVT; via the coding sequence GTGGATCTGCGCGGGCTGCTGGCCGACACCCGCCCCCTGGCCAACCCGCACTTCCGGCGACTCTGGCTCGCCAACATCATCACCGTGGTCGGCGCCCAGCTGACGGTCGTCGCGGTCCCGGCCCAGATCTACGCCGACACCGGCTCTTCGGCGTACGTCGGACTCACCGGGGTGTTCGGCCTGGTCCCGCTGGTCGTCTTCGGCCTGTGGGGCGGCGCGCTCGCCGACCACTTCGACCGCCGCACGCTGCTGGTGATCACCACCACCGGGCTGATCGCGACCAGCGTGCTGTTCTGGCTGCAGGCGGCGCTGGGCTCCACCGACGTGTGGCTGCTGCTCTGCCTGTTCTCGGTGCAGCAGGCGTTCTTCGCGGTCAACCAGCCGACCCGTTCGGCGGTGCTGCCGCGGCTGCTGCCCGACCGGCTGCTGCCTGCCGCGAACTCGCTCAACATGACGGTGATGCAGGCCGGCGCCATCGCCGGGCCGCTGGTCGCCGGCGTACTGATCCCGTTCACCGGCTTCGCCTGGCTCTACCTGATCGACTCGATCTGCCTGCTGGCCACCCTGAGCGCGGTGGTCCGGCTCCCGGCCCTGCCGGTGCACGGCGTGGTGGGAGGTCCGCCGGGGCTGCGGTCGGTGGTGGAGGGACTGGCCTACCTGCGCACCCAGCCGGTGCTGATGATGTCGTTCGTCGTGGACATCATCGCGATGCTGTTCGGGATGCCGCGGGCGCTGTTCCCGCAGATCGCGCACGAGAGCTTCGCCGGGCCCGAGGAGGGTGGCCTGGTCTTCGCCCTGCTCTTCGCCGGCATCCCCGCCGGCGCGGTGCTCGGTGGCGTGCTGTCCGGCTGGGTCTCGCGGATCTCCCGGCAGGGGCTGGCCGTGATCTGGTGCATCGTGGTCTGGGGCGTGGCGATGATCGGCTTCGGTCTCGCTGTCGGCGCCGCCACCGCGCAAGGAGGCGCCGCCCACGGCTGGCTGGTCGTCGCCATCGCAATGCTGGTCCTCGGCGGTGCCGCGGACATGGCCTCCGCCGCGTTCCGGATGAGCATCCTGCAGTCCGCCGCCAACGACGCGGTGCGCGGACGGCTGCAGGGCATCTTCATCGTGGTGGTCGCCGGCGGCCCCCGGATCGCCGACGTCGCCCACGGTGCCGCGGCCGCCGTCGTCGGCACCGCCGCCGCGGCCGCCGGCGGAGGGGTGCTGGTGGTGGTCGGGACGGTCGTCGCCGCGCTCGCCGTACCGTCCTTCGTGCGCTACCGGATCACCCGCCCAGAGGTCACCTGA
- a CDS encoding mycothiol transferase: MTPADLLTDALGRVREDVDGVLDNLDDATLHASPGNGANTIGWLIWHLSRVQDDHIAGVAGTEQVYTAEGFAERFALDLDVADHGYGHTPEQAAAVSGFGADLLAEYHRATYARSAEYLAGVSADDLERVVDTNWDPPVTLGVRLVSVCNDCAQHVGQAAYLRGLFGSWAPPSG, encoded by the coding sequence ATGACACCAGCAGACCTCCTGACCGATGCGCTGGGGCGAGTCCGCGAGGACGTCGACGGCGTCCTCGACAACCTCGACGACGCCACACTGCACGCGAGCCCCGGCAACGGCGCCAACACGATCGGCTGGCTGATCTGGCACCTGTCCCGGGTCCAGGACGACCACATCGCGGGCGTGGCCGGCACCGAGCAGGTCTACACGGCAGAGGGCTTCGCGGAGCGCTTCGCGCTCGATCTCGACGTCGCCGACCACGGCTATGGACACACTCCCGAGCAGGCGGCTGCGGTGTCCGGCTTCGGCGCCGACCTCCTCGCGGAGTACCACCGAGCGACGTACGCCCGATCGGCGGAGTACCTCGCCGGAGTGTCGGCAGACGACCTCGAGCGGGTGGTGGACACCAACTGGGACCCGCCGGTCACCCTCGGGGTGCGGTTGGTGAGCGTCTGCAACGACTGCGCCCAGCACGTCGGCCAGGCCGCCTACCTCCGCGGGCTGTTCGGCAGCTGGGCGCCGCCGTCGGGATGA
- a CDS encoding MFS transporter — MSTPAGISPARGLAAIVGFLVCVELASGILQGYYTPIFSDIADHLSINDADVNWFEAAQLIVSALVVPPLARLGDLVGHKSVLLWSTAVTAAGSWVMAFAPSFTTFLIGSALQGAYVVWLPLEVAIVYRRTAGDPRQHLLTRRAAAVLVGALELAVIVGALTSGALVGATSMTTLLALPAIAVTACFVVIWFGIESVPGTSGGRRPGAADLDLRGLGLLISSLGLVMAGLIVIRLEGPGSPIPWLLLVAGVAVMVAFVRAELVTTEPIVDVRLLATGGQWQVQLCAFLFGMSVLGAQIPLSTFARTDPETVGYGLGASAGFVSTLVGMYVIFMAIGAFTLPLTSRLLGERGALVTSALLVALGYGLWLPLHDTTAQALVNMAVVGLGSGALVAALPAVAAAAAPPERTGFATGMTNATKTVGGAIASAVFAIALSATGSLEAAEEGHAPLSGYLTVWGLCAASAFVAALALAMLPRVRVPDVGETTATMAADVDR; from the coding sequence ATGAGCACCCCCGCCGGGATCTCCCCGGCCCGGGGACTCGCCGCCATCGTCGGCTTCCTGGTCTGCGTCGAGCTCGCCAGCGGCATCCTGCAGGGCTACTACACGCCGATCTTCTCCGACATCGCCGACCACCTCTCGATCAACGACGCCGACGTCAACTGGTTCGAGGCCGCCCAGCTGATCGTCTCCGCGCTGGTGGTGCCTCCGCTGGCCCGCCTCGGCGACCTGGTCGGGCACAAGTCGGTGCTGCTCTGGTCGACCGCGGTCACCGCCGCCGGCTCCTGGGTGATGGCCTTCGCGCCCAGCTTCACCACGTTCCTGATCGGCTCGGCCCTCCAGGGCGCGTACGTCGTCTGGCTGCCGCTCGAGGTCGCCATCGTCTACCGCCGCACCGCCGGGGACCCGCGCCAGCACCTGCTGACCCGCCGGGCCGCGGCCGTACTGGTCGGCGCCCTCGAGCTCGCCGTGATCGTCGGCGCGCTCACCTCCGGCGCGCTGGTCGGGGCCACGTCGATGACCACCCTGCTGGCACTGCCGGCGATCGCGGTCACCGCCTGCTTCGTGGTCATCTGGTTCGGCATCGAGTCCGTCCCCGGGACCTCCGGTGGGCGTCGCCCCGGCGCCGCCGACCTGGACCTGCGCGGGCTGGGCCTGCTGATCTCCTCCCTCGGCCTGGTCATGGCCGGCCTGATCGTGATCCGGCTGGAGGGGCCGGGCAGCCCGATCCCCTGGTTGCTGCTGGTCGCCGGCGTGGCGGTGATGGTCGCCTTCGTCCGGGCCGAGCTGGTCACCACCGAGCCGATCGTGGACGTCCGGCTGCTCGCCACCGGCGGGCAGTGGCAGGTGCAGCTGTGCGCCTTCCTCTTCGGGATGTCGGTGCTCGGCGCCCAGATCCCGCTGTCCACCTTCGCCCGGACCGACCCCGAGACCGTCGGCTACGGGCTGGGTGCGAGCGCGGGCTTCGTCTCCACCCTGGTCGGCATGTACGTCATCTTCATGGCGATCGGTGCGTTCACCCTCCCGCTCACCTCCCGCCTGCTCGGTGAACGCGGGGCGCTGGTCACCTCGGCCCTGCTGGTGGCGCTCGGCTACGGACTGTGGCTGCCGCTGCACGACACCACGGCGCAGGCGTTGGTGAACATGGCGGTGGTGGGCCTCGGCTCCGGCGCGCTGGTGGCGGCGCTGCCTGCGGTCGCCGCCGCTGCCGCCCCACCCGAGCGCACCGGCTTCGCGACCGGGATGACGAACGCGACCAAGACCGTGGGCGGCGCCATCGCGTCGGCCGTCTTCGCGATCGCACTCTCCGCGACCGGCTCGCTGGAGGCGGCCGAGGAGGGCCACGCCCCGCTCTCCGGCTACCTCACCGTGTGGGGCCTCTGCGCGGCCAGCGCCTTCGTCGCCGCACTGGCCCTGGCGATGCTGCCCCGGGTCCGGGTGCCCGACGTGGGGGAGACGACCGCGACGATGGCCGCCGACGTGGACCGCTGA
- a CDS encoding M20/M25/M40 family metallo-hydrolase, which produces MARRKRKQGAAGTGLVAGTPAADAAIAKLQELVRIPTVSDRDPTRMDLAAFDEFVDTLLEQFPLLHEHLPATRIDTHGLLFHWRGRGEDAPVVLMAHLDVVPIGDESRWSHPPFGAEVHDHPGLGPAVHGRGTLDDKGSLVAICEAVEALLAAGFVPAQDVWLSFGCNEEVSGTAATLAVEELTRRGVRPWFVLDEGGAIAGEAFPGVSAPIGVVGVTEKGVTSLELTAEGRGGHASTPARNGPTARIARAITRLDSTPMPGRLPDATLELFARMAPHMAGPLRPLIRKVVDAADTSPRLRPLIIRALVAAGPEAAALTRTTFAVTTLSGSPALNVIAASARAGVNIRVMVGDTVADAVAHVRRVIDDDSIRIDIVESNEPSPLSPYSSVAQQRQDPAFSLLERTIIDCFPEAVPSPYVMMAATDSRFFTAISERVYRFTPFRMSKAQREAIHSYDEMIGVQDYLDGIEWYRRLISGLPAHGESAGAAR; this is translated from the coding sequence ATGGCGAGGAGGAAGCGCAAGCAGGGGGCGGCCGGGACCGGTCTGGTGGCGGGCACGCCGGCCGCGGACGCGGCGATCGCGAAGCTGCAGGAACTGGTCCGGATCCCGACGGTCTCCGACCGCGACCCGACCCGGATGGACCTGGCCGCGTTCGACGAGTTCGTGGACACGCTGCTCGAGCAGTTCCCCCTGCTCCACGAGCATCTCCCGGCGACCCGGATCGACACCCACGGGCTGCTGTTCCACTGGCGCGGCCGCGGCGAGGACGCCCCGGTGGTGCTGATGGCCCACCTGGACGTGGTGCCGATCGGCGACGAGAGCCGGTGGAGCCACCCGCCCTTCGGCGCCGAGGTCCACGACCACCCCGGCCTCGGTCCGGCGGTGCACGGCCGCGGCACCCTCGACGACAAGGGATCGCTGGTGGCGATCTGCGAGGCCGTCGAAGCGCTGCTCGCCGCCGGCTTCGTGCCCGCCCAGGACGTCTGGCTCTCCTTCGGCTGCAACGAGGAGGTCTCCGGTACGGCGGCGACGCTCGCCGTGGAGGAGCTGACCAGGCGCGGGGTGAGGCCCTGGTTCGTCCTCGACGAGGGTGGCGCGATCGCCGGCGAGGCGTTCCCCGGTGTGTCCGCGCCGATCGGCGTCGTCGGGGTCACCGAGAAGGGGGTCACCTCGCTCGAGCTGACCGCGGAAGGGCGCGGCGGCCACGCCTCCACCCCCGCCCGCAACGGCCCGACCGCGCGGATCGCTCGGGCGATCACCCGGCTGGACTCCACGCCGATGCCGGGCCGCCTGCCCGACGCCACCCTCGAGCTCTTCGCCCGGATGGCCCCGCACATGGCCGGGCCGTTGCGACCGCTGATCCGCAAGGTGGTCGACGCCGCGGACACCTCGCCCCGGCTGCGGCCGCTGATCATCCGGGCCCTGGTCGCCGCCGGTCCGGAGGCGGCCGCGCTGACCCGGACCACCTTCGCGGTCACCACGCTCTCCGGCTCGCCCGCGCTCAACGTGATCGCCGCCAGCGCCCGGGCCGGGGTCAACATCCGGGTGATGGTCGGTGACACCGTGGCGGACGCCGTCGCCCACGTGCGACGGGTGATCGACGACGACTCGATCCGGATCGACATCGTGGAGTCGAACGAGCCGAGCCCGCTGTCGCCGTACAGCTCGGTGGCGCAGCAGCGCCAGGACCCGGCGTTCTCGCTGCTGGAGCGCACGATCATCGACTGCTTCCCCGAGGCGGTGCCCTCGCCGTACGTGATGATGGCGGCCACCGACAGCCGGTTCTTCACCGCCATCAGCGAGCGGGTCTACCGGTTCACCCCGTTCCGGATGAGCAAGGCGCAGCGCGAGGCGATCCACTCCTACGACGAGATGATCGGCGTGCAGGACTACCTGGACGGGATCGAGTGGTACCGCCGACTGATCAGCGGGCTGCCCGCCCACGGCGAGAGCGCCGGAGCCGCCCGATGA
- a CDS encoding TauD/TfdA dioxygenase family protein gives MTIQIDRQSTASETGRPGGITVTKLGSRIGARIEGVRLSGDLDADTVARIRAAILEHKVVFFGGQHHLDDEQQIGFGELLGPLTTAHPTVNTGSARVLALKATKGMAANSWHTDVTFVDRVPAFSILRGVTIPAYGGSTNWANTVTAYETLPPALKALVDELWAVHSNDYDYANSFDTEDQSNPQYTRAEFTREIYRTEHPVVRVHPETGERALVLGHFVQKFQGLNSKESATLYNLLQDRVTKLENTIRWNWTAGDVAIWDNRATQHYAVADFDTQTREVRRITVAGDVPVGIDGRSSRVIEGDAGVYNRLDELIR, from the coding sequence ATGACCATTCAGATCGACCGCCAGAGCACCGCTTCCGAGACCGGCCGGCCCGGCGGCATCACCGTCACCAAGCTCGGCTCCCGGATCGGAGCCCGGATCGAGGGGGTGCGCCTCTCCGGCGATCTCGACGCCGACACGGTGGCCCGGATCCGTGCCGCGATCCTCGAGCACAAGGTGGTCTTCTTCGGCGGCCAGCACCATCTCGACGACGAGCAGCAGATCGGCTTCGGCGAGCTGCTCGGGCCCCTCACCACCGCCCACCCGACCGTGAACACGGGCTCGGCCCGGGTGCTCGCGCTCAAGGCCACCAAGGGGATGGCGGCCAACTCCTGGCACACCGACGTCACCTTCGTCGACCGGGTGCCCGCCTTCTCGATCCTGCGCGGCGTGACCATCCCGGCCTACGGCGGCAGCACCAACTGGGCCAACACGGTGACCGCCTACGAGACGCTCCCGCCGGCGCTCAAGGCCCTGGTCGACGAGCTGTGGGCGGTGCACTCCAACGACTACGACTACGCGAACTCGTTCGACACCGAGGACCAGTCGAACCCGCAGTACACCCGGGCCGAGTTCACCCGCGAGATCTACCGGACCGAGCACCCCGTGGTCCGGGTGCACCCCGAGACCGGGGAGCGCGCGCTGGTGCTCGGCCACTTCGTGCAGAAGTTCCAGGGCCTCAACTCCAAGGAGTCCGCGACCCTCTACAACCTGCTCCAGGACCGGGTGACCAAGCTGGAGAACACCATCCGCTGGAACTGGACGGCCGGCGACGTCGCGATCTGGGACAACCGCGCGACGCAGCACTACGCGGTGGCCGACTTCGACACCCAGACGCGTGAGGTGCGGCGGATCACCGTCGCCGGCGACGTACCGGTCGGCATCGACGGGCGCTCCAGCAGGGTGATCGAGGGCGACGCGGGCGTCTACAACCGGCTGGACGAGCTGATCCGCTGA
- a CDS encoding ROK family protein yields the protein MRHRTPTITVTRGRFASTAGQVLEQVHAAGCASREEIAGGTGLSVATIGRTVGPLVEARLLRERPDRAHTGAIGRPGIPVEIDTDHFAVLGLHIGRRIATVALGDLAGHVITHRTLRRCAGEAPDLAALARAAADLLAADAGRAPLALGVVAPWRDLGLDEAAIETELAELTGLDVRGGDHIAAVAATEYFHRRQGTTGVTLYVYARDTIGFASAVDTGTGVEVSRVGSLAHFPTGSSVPCRCGRTGCLEVSAGNEAVLSRARAAGLVREDDAAALYAAGPAVRPLLAERARALGAVAAHVRDAIAPDRVVLVGQGFTGEPAVLADVLDAYDQGALPDVPVSFTRFGAGIQAVSSCTVALRPIYDDPFALVSRPEARPTPTSASA from the coding sequence GTGCGTCATCGAACGCCCACGATCACCGTCACCCGCGGCCGGTTCGCCTCGACCGCCGGCCAGGTCCTCGAGCAGGTCCACGCCGCCGGCTGCGCCTCCCGCGAGGAGATCGCCGGCGGCACCGGGCTGAGCGTGGCCACCATCGGCCGCACGGTCGGCCCCCTGGTCGAGGCCAGGCTGCTCCGTGAGCGCCCGGACCGCGCCCACACCGGAGCGATCGGCCGCCCCGGGATCCCGGTGGAGATCGACACCGACCACTTCGCGGTACTCGGCCTGCACATCGGACGTCGGATCGCCACCGTCGCCCTCGGCGACCTGGCCGGACACGTGATCACCCACCGCACGCTGCGCCGCTGCGCCGGCGAGGCACCCGACCTCGCCGCCCTCGCCCGCGCCGCCGCCGACCTGCTCGCCGCCGACGCGGGACGCGCCCCGCTCGCGCTCGGCGTGGTGGCGCCCTGGCGCGACCTCGGGCTCGACGAAGCGGCGATCGAGACCGAGCTCGCCGAGCTGACCGGCCTCGACGTGCGCGGCGGCGACCACATCGCCGCGGTCGCCGCGACCGAGTACTTCCACCGCCGGCAGGGCACCACCGGCGTCACCCTCTACGTCTACGCCCGCGACACGATCGGCTTCGCCTCGGCCGTCGACACCGGCACCGGGGTCGAGGTCTCCCGGGTCGGCTCGCTGGCCCACTTCCCGACCGGCTCCTCGGTGCCCTGCCGGTGCGGACGCACCGGGTGCCTCGAGGTGAGTGCCGGCAACGAGGCGGTGCTCTCCCGGGCCCGCGCCGCCGGCCTGGTCCGCGAGGACGACGCCGCAGCCCTGTACGCCGCCGGCCCGGCCGTCCGCCCGCTGCTCGCCGAGCGGGCCAGGGCGCTGGGGGCGGTGGCCGCCCACGTGCGCGACGCGATCGCCCCCGACCGCGTGGTCCTGGTCGGGCAGGGCTTCACCGGCGAACCGGCGGTCCTCGCCGACGTGCTCGACGCCTACGACCAGGGTGCGCTGCCCGACGTACCGGTCTCCTTCACCCGGTTCGGCGCCGGCATCCAGGCGGTCTCCTCCTGCACCGTCGCCCTGCGCCCGATCTACGACGACCCGTTCGCGCTGGTCAGCCGTCCCGAGGCGCGCCCGACGCCGACGTCGGCCAGCGCCTGA
- a CDS encoding ABC transporter substrate-binding protein, producing MSPHPRSRPHSRLAALAAAALALVLVSGCSSAVDELSKASAEPQQGGTLRVGTTADVVPANTFTNSSDTGDLLVGAVYDTLIDYPLDSLEPEPRLATSWEFNPDGTELTLQLRDDVTFHSGRAFTSKDVEASIKTWADPLWTVQLQRTAAGVTGFDTSDEHAITLTFDHPMSNVLDLLDMMPIIDAESLDDVRSGKTWIGTGPFAFESWQPGSQLTLVANEDYWDGAPLLDGVDIKVIPDPQAQVAQLRSGQLDMTSSASKRDIESLSEDDRFSVQEWKGAEAQLYIGANVENKALRDVRVRQAVAYALDRDRIVEEVLRGSGRAITLPWPEYSPAYDADADATYSYDLQKAAALVEEVSAEGGEVPTLPLTYPSGSPDYDAVAQIVQSDLAEIGITVELQPVEQAEAIKRLIGGEFEGLWLLQHSYAQFNPSTLTVSAYPFNADKNTSGYLDPDYQKAAETAWEKKPDEVTEEDYAALNQQLLDGSFLLEIALIYSQSVTSSQVGGLELSKRNEFDLSDAYLAE from the coding sequence GTGTCTCCCCACCCCCGATCCCGCCCGCACTCCCGGCTCGCCGCGCTCGCCGCGGCGGCGCTCGCCCTCGTCCTGGTGAGCGGCTGCTCCTCGGCCGTCGACGAGCTGAGCAAGGCCTCCGCCGAGCCCCAGCAGGGCGGAACGCTCCGGGTCGGCACCACCGCCGACGTGGTCCCCGCCAACACCTTCACCAACTCCAGCGACACCGGCGACCTCCTGGTCGGCGCGGTCTACGACACGCTGATCGACTATCCGCTCGACAGCCTGGAGCCGGAGCCGCGGCTGGCCACGTCCTGGGAGTTCAACCCCGACGGCACCGAGCTGACCCTGCAGCTGCGCGACGACGTCACCTTCCACTCCGGACGTGCGTTCACCAGCAAGGACGTGGAGGCCTCCATCAAGACGTGGGCCGACCCGCTGTGGACCGTGCAGCTGCAGCGCACCGCGGCCGGCGTGACCGGCTTCGACACCAGTGACGAACACGCGATCACGCTGACGTTCGACCATCCGATGAGCAACGTCCTCGACCTGCTCGACATGATGCCGATCATCGACGCCGAGAGCCTGGACGACGTCCGCTCCGGCAAGACCTGGATCGGCACCGGCCCGTTCGCGTTCGAGTCCTGGCAGCCCGGGTCCCAGCTCACCCTGGTCGCCAACGAGGACTACTGGGACGGCGCGCCGCTGCTGGACGGCGTCGACATCAAGGTCATCCCCGACCCGCAGGCCCAGGTCGCCCAGCTGCGCTCCGGCCAGCTGGACATGACCAGCAGCGCCTCCAAGCGCGACATCGAGTCCCTCAGCGAGGACGACCGGTTCTCGGTCCAGGAGTGGAAGGGCGCCGAGGCCCAGCTGTACATCGGGGCCAACGTCGAGAACAAGGCGCTCCGCGACGTCCGGGTGCGGCAGGCGGTCGCATACGCGTTGGACCGCGACCGGATCGTGGAGGAGGTGCTGCGCGGGTCCGGTCGTGCCATCACGCTGCCCTGGCCGGAGTACTCCCCGGCCTACGACGCCGACGCGGACGCGACGTACTCCTACGACCTGCAGAAGGCCGCGGCCCTGGTCGAGGAGGTGAGCGCCGAGGGCGGCGAGGTGCCCACACTCCCGCTGACCTATCCGTCGGGGAGTCCCGACTACGACGCCGTCGCCCAGATCGTGCAGTCCGACCTCGCCGAGATCGGGATCACCGTCGAGCTCCAGCCCGTCGAGCAGGCCGAGGCGATCAAGCGGCTGATCGGCGGCGAGTTCGAGGGCCTCTGGCTGCTGCAGCACTCCTACGCCCAGTTCAACCCCTCGACCCTGACCGTGTCGGCCTATCCGTTCAACGCCGACAAGAACACCTCGGGCTACCTGGACCCCGACTACCAGAAGGCGGCGGAGACCGCCTGGGAGAAGAAGCCCGACGAGGTCACCGAGGAGGACTACGCGGCGCTCAACCAGCAGCTGCTGGACGGCTCCTTCCTGCTCGAGATCGCGCTGATCTACTCGCAGTCGGTGACCTCGTCCCAGGTCGGCGGGCTCGAGCTGAGCAAACGCAACGAGTTCGACCTCTCCGACGCCTACCTCGCGGAGTGA
- a CDS encoding ABC transporter permease, with translation MTRYLITRVSSALLVLLIASIGIFALLRVVPGDPVEILAGPDSTPDSRAAIRAELGLDQPFFTQYVRWLGDLVTFDLGPSYQLGGSVADLVVAGALNTIVLTLTALLIAAVGALVASTLTVVLDKPWLNNLLAASNTMAVAVPTFATALVLVLLFAVQNPMLPAGGTPPDGFIARPDITVQYLLLPAIALALPAWAALTRFLTESLHSQLRQPYVTTARALGISRRRIVLTQALRNALPSSVTILGLQFGTLLGGAILVEAVFAWPGLGRLIEQGIAARDYPVVQVLLLLSVVVFVLTQLTTDLIHAWLDPRVRLQGVS, from the coding sequence ATGACCCGCTATCTGATCACCCGCGTCTCCTCGGCCCTGCTGGTGCTGCTGATCGCCTCGATCGGGATCTTCGCCCTGCTGCGCGTGGTGCCCGGCGACCCCGTGGAGATCCTCGCCGGGCCCGACTCCACCCCGGACTCGCGGGCCGCGATCCGTGCCGAGCTCGGGCTGGACCAGCCGTTCTTCACGCAGTACGTCCGGTGGCTCGGCGACCTGGTCACCTTCGACCTCGGACCGTCGTACCAGCTGGGCGGGTCGGTGGCCGACCTGGTCGTCGCCGGGGCGCTGAACACGATCGTGCTCACCCTCACCGCCCTGCTGATCGCGGCGGTGGGAGCGCTCGTCGCCAGCACGCTGACCGTGGTGCTCGACAAGCCCTGGTTGAACAACCTGCTCGCCGCCTCGAACACGATGGCGGTCGCGGTGCCGACCTTCGCCACCGCGCTGGTCCTGGTGCTGCTCTTCGCCGTGCAGAACCCGATGCTGCCGGCCGGGGGTACCCCGCCGGACGGGTTCATCGCACGGCCCGACATCACCGTGCAGTACCTGCTGCTGCCGGCGATCGCGCTGGCCCTGCCCGCCTGGGCTGCCCTGACCCGGTTCCTCACCGAGTCGCTGCACAGCCAGCTGCGGCAGCCCTACGTCACCACGGCGCGGGCGCTGGGCATCTCCCGCCGGCGGATCGTGCTCACCCAGGCGCTGCGCAACGCGCTCCCGTCCAGCGTCACCATCCTCGGTCTCCAGTTCGGCACGCTGCTCGGCGGCGCCATCCTGGTCGAGGCGGTCTTCGCCTGGCCCGGCCTCGGCCGGCTGATCGAGCAGGGCATCGCAGCGCGGGACTACCCCGTCGTCCAGGTGCTGCTGCTGCTCTCGGTGGTGGTGTTCGTGCTCACCCAGCTGACCACCGACCTGATCCACGCCTGGCTCGATCCGCGGGTCCGGCTCCAGGGGGTGTCCTGA